The Bradyrhizobium ottawaense genome window below encodes:
- a CDS encoding TatD family hydrolase: MLVDSHCHLDFPDFAEDLDGIVSRARAAGIGRMVTISTRVRKLDQLLAITERYDDVYCSVGTHPHNADEEDGIAPDELVALTEHPKVVALGEAGLDYFYDNGSPEAQARGFRAHIAAARTTGLPLVIHTREADADCARILEEEAAKGAFRAVLHCYTGGRELALKAVSLGLYIGFTGILTFKKSETLRALAAELPADRILVETDSPYLAPGKFRGKRNEPAHVVEVAKVLAATRGVSLDEISRQTSENFFRLFSKVKA; encoded by the coding sequence ATGCTGGTCGACAGCCACTGCCATCTGGATTTTCCGGATTTTGCGGAAGATCTCGACGGGATCGTATCGCGGGCACGCGCGGCCGGCATCGGCCGCATGGTCACGATCTCGACCCGGGTCCGGAAGCTCGACCAGCTTCTGGCCATCACTGAACGCTATGACGATGTCTACTGCTCGGTCGGCACTCATCCACATAACGCGGATGAGGAGGACGGTATCGCGCCGGACGAGCTGGTTGCGTTGACGGAGCATCCCAAAGTCGTCGCGCTCGGCGAGGCCGGGCTCGATTATTTCTACGACAACGGCTCGCCAGAGGCGCAGGCGAGGGGCTTTCGCGCCCACATCGCCGCCGCCCGCACCACCGGCCTGCCGCTGGTGATCCACACCCGCGAGGCCGACGCGGACTGCGCGCGCATCCTGGAAGAGGAGGCGGCCAAGGGGGCGTTTCGCGCCGTGCTGCATTGTTACACCGGCGGGCGCGAGCTGGCGCTGAAAGCGGTGTCACTCGGGCTCTATATCGGTTTCACGGGCATCCTGACCTTCAAGAAATCGGAGACCTTGCGGGCGCTGGCGGCCGAACTGCCGGCCGATCGCATTCTGGTCGAAACGGACTCGCCCTATCTTGCGCCCGGCAAGTTCCGGGGCAAACGCAACGAGCCCGCTCATGTAGTCGAGGTCGCAAAAGTGCTGGCCGCGACGCGCGGCGTGTCGCTTGACGAGATCTCGCGCCAGACCAGCGAAAACTTCTTCCGCCTGTTCTCGAAGGTGAAAGCTTGA
- a CDS encoding MBL fold metallo-hydrolase, whose protein sequence is MTLTLTILGCGSSAGVPRPALGWGACDPNNPKNRRRRCSLLVERTSEHGTTRILIDTSPDLREQLLSTNVDHIDAVFLTHEHADQTHGMDDLRSVVMHMRRRIPTYFNQSTAKDILSRFSYCFISPEGSDYPPILTRHSIEAGESQTVLGKGGAVTMTAFLVQHGNIPALGYRIGDAAYTPDLNDIPRESWGALENLDLWIVDGLRYTNHVSHFSINDALSWIERFKPKRAVITNMTADVDYEVIRQSLPAGVVPAFDGLRLETR, encoded by the coding sequence ATGACGCTGACGCTGACCATCCTGGGCTGCGGCTCCTCCGCCGGCGTGCCGCGCCCGGCGCTCGGCTGGGGTGCCTGCGATCCCAACAATCCCAAGAACCGCCGCCGCCGCTGCTCGCTGCTGGTCGAACGGACCTCCGAGCACGGCACCACGCGCATCCTGATCGACACCTCGCCGGATCTGCGCGAGCAATTGCTCTCGACCAATGTCGATCACATCGACGCGGTGTTCCTGACGCATGAGCACGCCGATCAGACCCACGGCATGGACGATTTGCGTTCGGTCGTGATGCACATGCGCCGTCGTATCCCGACCTATTTCAACCAGTCGACGGCCAAGGACATCCTGTCGCGGTTCTCCTATTGCTTCATCTCGCCGGAGGGCAGCGACTATCCGCCGATCCTGACGCGGCATTCGATCGAAGCTGGCGAAAGCCAGACCGTTCTGGGGAAGGGCGGCGCCGTGACGATGACGGCCTTCCTGGTGCAGCACGGCAACATTCCCGCGCTCGGCTACCGCATCGGGGATGCGGCCTACACACCCGACCTCAACGACATCCCGCGCGAGAGCTGGGGTGCGCTGGAGAATCTGGACCTTTGGATCGTCGACGGTCTGCGCTACACCAACCATGTCAGCCATTTCAGCATCAACGACGCGCTGTCCTGGATCGAACGGTTCAAGCCGAAGCGCGCAGTCATCACCAACATGACGGCCGACGTCGATTACGAAGTGATCCGGCAATCGCTACCCGCGGGCGTCGTGCCCGCTTTTGACGGGCTGCGGCTCGAGACGCGCTGA
- a CDS encoding acyl-CoA synthetase, translating to MSERQNQYNIGLDRTPANYVPLSPLSFLARSAAVYPDHVSTVYEGRSFTWAQTYERCRRFASWLARKGIGVGDTVAAMLPNIPAMNEAHFAVPMTGAVLNALNIRLDAPSIAFQLDHGGAKIILVDPEFSGVITDALAQMSGPKPFVVDVDDASFKGGSRIGEIEYEAAVAEGDPAFTAIPPKDEWDAIALSYTSGTTGNPKGVVTHHRGAYLNAVSNILAGNLGQHPVYLWTLPMFHCNGWCFPWTIAAAAGINVCLRKVEPTRIFELIKSRGVTHMCGAPIVYNTLINAPDAPKGGAARRVVGLIAGAAPPVAVLEGAESIGIKLTHVYGLTEVYGPASVCAEQPGWDELPPAERARMKRRQGVPYPLEEGVTVIDPQTMQEVPRDGETIGEVMFRGNIVMKGYLKNEKATREAFEGGWFHTGDLGVLDEHGYVIIKDRSKDIIISGGENISSVEVEDILYKHPAVLFAAVVAKPDPKWGEVPCAFVELKDGASASEADIIAFCRSHTSGFKTPKAVVFGPIPKTSTGKIQKFLLRNEVGSVKAISA from the coding sequence ATGAGTGAGCGGCAGAACCAATACAATATCGGGCTCGACAGGACACCCGCCAACTACGTGCCGCTGAGTCCGCTCAGCTTCCTCGCGCGCAGCGCCGCCGTCTATCCCGATCATGTCAGCACGGTCTATGAGGGCCGCAGCTTCACCTGGGCGCAGACCTATGAGCGCTGCAGGCGCTTCGCGTCCTGGCTCGCGCGCAAGGGCATCGGCGTCGGCGATACCGTGGCGGCGATGCTGCCGAACATCCCGGCGATGAACGAGGCGCATTTCGCCGTGCCCATGACCGGCGCCGTGCTCAACGCGCTCAACATCCGCCTCGATGCGCCTTCGATCGCATTCCAGCTCGACCATGGCGGCGCGAAGATCATCCTGGTCGATCCCGAGTTCTCGGGCGTCATAACTGACGCGCTCGCGCAGATGAGCGGGCCAAAGCCATTCGTCGTCGACGTCGACGACGCATCGTTCAAAGGCGGCAGTCGCATCGGCGAGATCGAATATGAGGCGGCAGTCGCGGAAGGTGATCCCGCGTTCACGGCGATTCCGCCAAAGGACGAGTGGGATGCGATCGCGCTGAGCTACACCTCTGGCACGACCGGAAATCCCAAGGGCGTCGTCACCCATCATCGCGGCGCCTATCTCAACGCCGTCAGCAACATCCTTGCCGGCAATCTCGGCCAGCATCCGGTCTATCTCTGGACGCTGCCGATGTTCCACTGCAACGGCTGGTGCTTCCCCTGGACTATCGCGGCGGCCGCCGGCATCAATGTCTGCCTGCGCAAGGTCGAGCCGACCAGGATCTTCGAGCTGATCAAGAGCCGCGGCGTCACCCACATGTGCGGCGCGCCGATCGTCTACAACACGCTGATCAACGCACCCGATGCGCCCAAGGGCGGTGCGGCCCGCCGCGTCGTCGGCCTGATCGCCGGCGCCGCGCCGCCGGTCGCGGTGCTCGAAGGTGCAGAGAGCATCGGCATCAAGCTGACCCATGTCTACGGCCTGACCGAGGTCTACGGCCCCGCCTCCGTCTGCGCCGAGCAGCCCGGCTGGGACGAGCTTCCGCCGGCCGAGCGCGCGCGCATGAAGCGCCGGCAGGGCGTGCCCTACCCGCTCGAGGAAGGCGTCACCGTCATCGATCCGCAGACGATGCAAGAGGTGCCGCGCGACGGCGAAACCATCGGCGAGGTCATGTTCCGCGGCAACATCGTGATGAAGGGCTATCTCAAGAACGAGAAGGCGACCAGGGAAGCCTTCGAGGGCGGCTGGTTTCACACCGGCGATCTCGGCGTGCTCGACGAGCACGGCTACGTCATCATCAAGGACCGCTCCAAGGACATCATCATCTCCGGCGGCGAGAACATTTCGTCCGTCGAGGTCGAGGACATCCTCTACAAGCATCCGGCCGTGCTGTTTGCCGCCGTGGTGGCAAAGCCCGATCCGAAATGGGGCGAAGTGCCCTGCGCCTTTGTCGAGTTGAAGGACGGCGCCAGCGCGAGCGAAGCCGACATCATCGCGTTCTGCCGCAGCCACACGTCGGGCTTCAAGACACCGAAGGCCGTCGTGTTCGGGCCGATCCCGAAAACGTCCACGGGCAAGATCCAGAAGTTCCTGCTGCGCAACGAAGTGGGATCGGTGAAGGCGATCTCGGCCTGA
- a CDS encoding TRAP transporter large permease subunit, with translation MAHVEVEVTAVVGEAAFQSPRRPSVLASVERMLGLVVEIPAAILVVAEIVILFAGVVARYGLHRPLIWSDELASILFLWLAMLGAAVAFRRSEHMRMTAIVASAKPAMRAYLDLVATSAALAFLVLIVWPACDYAYEESYITTPALQISNMWRAAALPAGIGLMAAFALLRLLRAADYRMVAAAVVSVAVITGLFWLAEPLLRPLGNLNLIIFFVGVAGFCVFAGVPIAFGFGLAIFGYLALTTRTPVMVLVGRMDEGMSHLILLSVPLFVFLGLLIEMTGMARAMVAFLASLLGHVRGGLHYVLVGAMYLVSGISGAKAADMAAVAPVLFPEMKQRGAKPGDLVALLAATGAQTETIPPSLVLITIGSVTGVSIAALFTGGLLPGVVLAITLCMLVWWRYRHEDMSHVRRASGGEIGKTFFVALPALALPFVIRYAVVEGIATATEVSTIGIVYGALVGLLVYRRFDWSRLFPMLVETAALSGAILLIIGTATGMAWGLTQSGFSRSLAAAMTGLPGGAATFIAVSILAFTILGSVLEGIPAIVLFGPLLFPIARAVGVHEVHYAMVIILAMGIGLFAPPFGVGYYAACAIGRVDPAEGIRPIWGYLLALLVGLIIVAIFPWISIGFL, from the coding sequence ATGGCTCATGTCGAGGTCGAGGTGACCGCAGTGGTGGGCGAGGCGGCGTTTCAGTCCCCTCGCCGACCTTCCGTGCTGGCTTCGGTCGAGCGCATGCTCGGTCTCGTCGTCGAAATCCCGGCGGCGATCCTGGTCGTCGCCGAGATCGTGATCCTGTTTGCAGGCGTAGTCGCGCGCTACGGCCTGCACCGGCCGCTGATCTGGTCGGACGAGCTCGCCTCGATCCTGTTCCTGTGGCTCGCCATGCTGGGCGCAGCGGTGGCGTTCCGCCGCTCCGAGCACATGCGTATGACCGCGATCGTCGCCAGCGCCAAGCCTGCCATGCGGGCCTATCTGGATCTGGTCGCGACCTCGGCGGCGCTGGCGTTCCTGGTCTTGATCGTCTGGCCAGCCTGCGACTACGCCTACGAAGAGAGCTACATCACGACGCCGGCGCTGCAGATCTCCAATATGTGGCGCGCCGCCGCGCTGCCGGCCGGCATCGGGCTGATGGCGGCCTTTGCCTTGTTGCGACTGCTGCGCGCGGCCGATTACCGGATGGTCGCAGCTGCCGTCGTCAGCGTTGCCGTCATTACCGGCCTGTTCTGGCTGGCGGAGCCGTTGCTGCGGCCGCTCGGCAATCTCAACCTCATCATCTTCTTCGTCGGCGTCGCCGGCTTCTGCGTCTTTGCCGGCGTTCCCATTGCGTTCGGCTTCGGCCTTGCGATCTTCGGCTATCTCGCGCTGACCACGCGCACGCCAGTCATGGTGCTGGTCGGGCGGATGGACGAGGGCATGAGCCACCTCATCCTGCTCTCGGTGCCGCTATTCGTGTTCCTGGGGCTCCTGATCGAGATGACCGGCATGGCGCGGGCCATGGTGGCGTTCCTGGCGAGCCTGCTCGGCCATGTCCGCGGCGGCCTGCATTACGTGCTGGTCGGCGCCATGTACCTGGTCTCGGGCATATCAGGCGCCAAGGCCGCGGACATGGCGGCCGTTGCGCCCGTGCTGTTTCCGGAGATGAAACAACGCGGCGCCAAGCCCGGCGATCTCGTCGCGCTTCTGGCGGCGACCGGAGCGCAAACCGAAACCATTCCACCGAGCCTCGTGCTGATCACGATCGGCTCGGTGACGGGCGTCTCGATCGCCGCCCTGTTCACCGGCGGCCTGCTGCCCGGCGTCGTGCTCGCGATCACGCTCTGCATGCTGGTGTGGTGGCGCTACCGCCACGAGGACATGAGCCATGTCCGACGCGCCAGCGGTGGCGAGATCGGCAAGACGTTCTTCGTCGCCCTGCCCGCGCTGGCGCTGCCCTTCGTGATCCGCTACGCCGTGGTCGAGGGCATCGCGACCGCGACCGAAGTCTCCACCATCGGCATCGTCTATGGCGCCCTGGTCGGCCTCCTCGTCTACCGCCGGTTCGACTGGTCGCGGCTGTTTCCGATGCTGGTCGAGACTGCGGCGCTGTCGGGCGCCATCCTGCTGATCATCGGCACGGCGACAGGTATGGCCTGGGGCCTGACCCAATCAGGCTTCTCGCGCTCGCTGGCGGCGGCCATGACCGGATTGCCCGGGGGAGCGGCGACCTTCATCGCCGTGTCGATCCTGGCCTTCACCATCCTCGGCAGCGTGCTGGAGGGCATCCCGGCGATCGTGCTGTTCGGTCCGCTGCTGTTTCCGATCGCCCGGGCCGTCGGCGTGCACGAGGTGCACTACGCCATGGTGATCATTCTCGCCATGGGCATCGGACTATTCGCCCCGCCCTTCGGTGTCGGCTATTATGCCGCCTGCGCCATCGGACGCGTCGATCCGGCCGAAGGCATCCGCCCGATCTGGGGCTATCTGCTGGCGCTGCTGGTGGGATTGATCATCGTCGCGATCTTCCCGTGGATCTCGATCGGATTCCTTTGA
- a CDS encoding TRAP transporter substrate-binding protein, which produces MSFSRRTLLKASAATAVLGGIGAPHVARAQSAEFTYKYANNLPDTHPLNVRAKEMAAAIKTETNGKFDLQIFPNNQLGSDTDMLSQIRSGGVEFFTLSGLILSTLVPAASINGIGFAFPDYDTVWKAMDGDLGAHVRGEIKKAGLEVMDKIWDNGFRQTTSSSKPITGPDDLKSFKIRVPVSPLWTSMFKAFDAAPASINFSEVYSALQTKIVEGQENPLAIISTAKLYEVQKYCSLTNHMWDGFWFLANRRAWEKLPQDVRTVVAKNINAAAVKEREDTAKLNANLQQELAAKGLTFNQPTVAPFRDKLRTAGFYAEWKGKYGDQAWDLLEKAVGKLS; this is translated from the coding sequence ATGAGTTTTTCCCGACGCACGCTTCTCAAGGCCTCCGCCGCGACCGCGGTCCTGGGCGGCATCGGTGCGCCCCATGTGGCCCGCGCCCAGAGCGCCGAGTTCACCTACAAATACGCCAATAACCTGCCGGACACCCATCCGCTGAACGTACGCGCCAAGGAGATGGCGGCGGCGATCAAGACCGAGACCAACGGCAAGTTCGACCTCCAGATCTTCCCGAACAACCAGCTCGGGTCGGACACCGACATGCTGAGCCAGATCCGCTCCGGCGGCGTCGAGTTCTTCACGCTATCGGGCCTGATCCTGTCGACCCTGGTGCCGGCGGCCTCCATCAACGGCATCGGCTTCGCGTTCCCGGACTACGACACGGTCTGGAAGGCTATGGACGGCGACCTCGGCGCCCATGTCCGCGGCGAGATCAAGAAGGCCGGCCTCGAGGTCATGGACAAGATCTGGGACAACGGCTTCCGCCAGACCACCTCGTCGAGCAAGCCGATCACCGGCCCTGATGACCTCAAGAGCTTCAAGATCCGCGTGCCGGTGTCGCCGCTGTGGACCTCGATGTTCAAGGCGTTCGACGCGGCGCCCGCCTCGATCAATTTCAGTGAGGTCTATTCGGCGCTCCAGACCAAGATCGTCGAAGGCCAGGAGAACCCGCTGGCGATCATCTCGACTGCCAAGCTCTACGAGGTGCAGAAGTACTGCTCGCTGACCAACCACATGTGGGACGGCTTCTGGTTCCTGGCCAACCGCCGCGCCTGGGAGAAGCTGCCGCAGGACGTGCGCACCGTCGTCGCCAAGAACATCAACGCCGCTGCCGTCAAGGAGCGCGAGGACACCGCCAAGCTCAATGCCAATCTGCAGCAGGAGCTCGCGGCCAAGGGCCTGACCTTCAATCAGCCCACGGTGGCGCCGTTCCGCGACAAGCTGCGGACCGCCGGCTTCTATGCCGAGTGGAAGGGCAAGTATGGCGATCAGGCCTGGGACCTCCTGGAAAAGGCCGTCGGCAAGCTGTCGTAA